Genomic segment of Panicum virgatum strain AP13 chromosome 9N, P.virgatum_v5, whole genome shotgun sequence:
GGTCCTGTTTCAGGGGGATCTCATGGGCGACCAAGGACAAGGTGCAGCAAGCCAACTACTTCGGCTCCCTCACTCAGGCCTCCACCATCAGGGTTGGCAGCTACAACGGGGAGGAGATCTACGCGCCGTTCAAGAGCCTCCTGCCCATGGTAATCTAATATTGCTGCAGTCTTGTTTTACTCAAAGCAAATACGCATGCAGAACAAGGCATATTCCGATGGTGCTAGTTGGTGTTATACAATAAACCTCTCTTTAAGGCCACTGGTTCTGAAGTGAAAGGAATTTTAATCTTTGCATAAACAAACAAAGGTTCTGTCGTTCTGATTATCTGAAAGGGATGCTAAACTTATTAAACAAATAAAGGTTCTGATTTCCTGAAAGGAATGTTAAACTTTGCATAACAAAAAGGTAAAGTCTTGTAAAAAAAGGCGTTAAAAAAGTAAGGCTGTGCCATATTGTGATCCTACTTGTGCAGGCCAAAAGGTTGTGGGTCAGTTGAAAGGTTCCATCATTTTTGGACTGGATAATTATTGCCCTGTTCATTAGTCCGGCAACACTGATGTCACTGATAGGTTGCAGATTTGCAAAATTTGTATACCTTCCTGCCATGAATGATTAAGGTGAACTTGTTTTCAGGTAAACCCTGATGACATTGTGTTCGGAGGCTGGGACATCAGCAACATGAACCTGGCCGATGCCATGACAAGGGCCAAGGTGCTGGACATTGACCTGCAGAAGCAGCTCAGGCCCTACATGGAGTCCATGGTGCCACTCCCCGGCATCTATGATCCGGACTTCATCGCAGCAAACCAGGGTTCTCGTGCCAACAATGTCATCAAGGGCACCAAGAAAGAGCAGGTTGACCAGATCATCAAGGACATCAGGTATACAGACATGAATGCTAATGTGCTTCTGTATAATTAACAGAAGTGAGTTACACTCAGGTGAACGGAAAAAACAAAGGAACAATACTCCAAGCTGGAGGCAACTACACGGAGAGCCCTCTCCTTTTAGTCTTACAGGGAGAGCCCTCAAACTTTCTTAAAATAGAAAGTATAATCCCACCAGATTTCCAAAAATAGAAAGTTTATTATTTTTATCttcaaaataattttataaCCTAGTGTTAAGAAAGTAACTTTCTACTCCGTGAAAATTACAAAAAGTAACTTCATAATACATTAATACAACAAAAAGTAACTTTTATGATCCGTGCCTTTATTAAGAAAAGTAACTTTTATATTTCGTGAAAGTTAAAAAAACAATATTGTAGTATACAGATTTTAGAAAAAGTAACTTTCTGGGTTTGGACATAAAGTAGCATACCAATAGTATACATGATAAATTGTATGAAGTAACTTGGGACTTGTTTATATGGTAGAGGAAGTAAGATTTATTTTCGAAAAAGTAACTTTTATACTTGGTGAAAGTTAAATAAAAAGTAACATTGTAGTAcaatattttttagaaaaagtaacATTCTGGTTCGTGACAGAAAGTAACTTGCTAATAGTATATATGGTATGAAATAACTTGCAACTTGTTTATATGGCAGAGGAAGTAAGATTTGTCTTCGAAAAAGTAACATCACCACTTTGAGCAAAACATAGTCATGTGAGATCTTATTTTGAAGCTCTAGATAAAACAAACAGAATGATATAATCGGATTTTGATTTGCATATGTGGTTGTAGgactatatatttttttaacttgCACCGGATCACTTGCACCATGTCACGTGGCTGCCCGCAGGGATTGCTTTCCGAGCTCACGGACCAGAAGCCATGTCATGTCAGAGAGGCATAATTGCTTTTTCCATTTTCGGTGCATGTATAGTTGCTAAATATAGTAACTAGTAAGGCTCGCGATAAGGTCAAGTGGAGAGTCCtcttcgtgtagcttttccgaTACTCCAAACATGGTGCATGTGAACCATGATAGGGACTTTGCTTATAACAGAACATATCTCTTAACTGACGGGATAAAACTTTCTATGGCGTGCATGCTAAAAAATGTCTCACAGTACAGTCTAAACTCTAAAGTAGTGACGTTTTATGAATGAATTATACAGCAGTCACTGACACTTCCATGAGGACTCAAGAGAGTTGAAAGTACGGTCAACATAAGCAGTGTTATCATAGTTGATGATGTTATTTGGTGCATATGGTTTGAGGATATAGATTAACAGGGGTAAAGCAAAATGGTTCACTGGTATAAGTAATCCCTTACAAAAGCTATGGCTTATGTGGCTAATGAAACAGGGAGTTCAAGGAGAAGAACAAGGTTGACAAGGTAGTTGTGCTTTGGACTGCAAACACTGAAAGGTACAGCAATGTCTGTGCTGGTCTCAACGACACAGTGGAGAACCTCCTGGCATCTGTAGACAAGAACGAGGCGGAGATCTCACCGTCGACGTTGTATGCCATTGCCTGTGTCATGGAGGGTGTACCATTCATCAATGGAAGCCCCCAGAACACCTTTGTGCCTGGTGTGTAGTCTGCTGTCTGCAAAGTTTTCTATGGTTTGTCAATTCTGTTTCATGGCTTATACTAGTTTCTTGTGTGCAGGGCTGATTGACCTTGCTATCAAGAACAACTGCTTGATTGGAGGTGATGATTTCAAGAGTGGACAGACCAAGATGAAGTCTGTTTTGGTTGACTTCCTTGTTGGTGCTGGAATTAAGGTACAAATATCAGCCAAACCTAATATCTCTCTTATATTAAGTTGACAAGCTGTTTATGGCAAATACCATCTttacaatatttttttgtttatgATCTTGCAGCCCACCTCAATTGTGAGCTACAACCACTTGGGAAACAACGATGGCATGAACCTGTCTGCCCCTCAAACATTCCGGTCCAAGGAGATCTCCAAGAGCAATGTAGTGGATGACATGGTCTCAAGCAACGCTATCCTTTATGAGCCCGGCGAGCATCCTGATCACGTTGTTGTGATCAAGGTTCGTCAGCTAATCGTCCACCCTGTGCAGAGTGCAGACATATAGCTATAAAAAAGTTTAGATTTTGTTCTGAGACTTGCCACACCTAATTGCAGTATGTGCCGTACGTTGGGGACAGCAAGAGAGCCATGGATGAGTACACCTCTGAGATCTTCATGGGCGGCAAGAACACCATCGTTCTGCACAACACCTGCGAGGACTCGCTCCTCGCCGCACCAATCATTCTTGATCTGGTGCTCCTGGCTGAGCTCAGCACCAGGATTCAGCTAAAAGCTGAGGGAGAGGTAAAAGCTCTCTCTACAGACTGAATGATCCCGTGTCAGGTGCTCCAGCATTTCACACCATCTGATCTATGTTTCCTCTGGTTCAGGAGAAGTTCCACTCCTTCCACCCAGTGGCCACCATCCTGAGCTACCTCACCAAGGCACCCCTGGTAAGCTCTCAGTCTCGTGCATTCTGGCATCGCTTCGCATCATTTTCCTCAATAATCGAAGCACTAACCGTCCTGTGCAAACTAAACAACAGGTTCCCCCCGGCACGCCGGTGGTGAATGCCCTGGCGAAGCAGAGGGCGATGCTGGAGAACATCATGAGAGCCTGCATCGGGCTGGCCCCCGAGAACAACATGATCCTGGAGTACAAGTGAGCGCTGCGGCTATGCAGCAGGGGGCGCCTACTGGAAGGGAACAAGAAAGGCGAGACTAGCTGTGGGACTGGTGTTGGCTTCTCGTTTGTTTTTTTGCGTTCTTTCCTGCTCATTGTTGTACACTTTTGTAAGGGTTTGCTCGTCAGGTCGTGATTATCAGGGCTCTGCTATTAGCGGCACGAACCCTGAAACTGTGTCGTATGATAATGTGCTGAGGATGCTAGTTGCCCTCTGTATTCCTAAGGGATTCCTACAAGTGTTCGTTGCAAATATGTGTTCGTCCCATCCGTGACTCTTGCGAAGTGTTCCCCCCATGTCTTCCGTCACAATTCCATGGTGTAAAAATGCTGCCAAGTCCGGCTCCTGCCATCCGCGAAACAGACTGTCCTACCTTGCCTGTTCACAAATTTTGCTGGGGATGAGGGAACAAAATCTCTAGACCGTATACATCGCAATAAAAAAAGGAAACCGCGGCGAGAAACAAACgcgtcttttttttaaaaaaaaaaagaaattgccGGTTGAAAAGGAAGCTTAGGCTGGCCCCCGGTTGGCCCTACTCTTCCCATATATATTGGGCACGCTAGCTACTGAACGTCACCGCGAGGGCAACAATCCAAGCAGCGTCACCGTAGCCGCCATGCCTAAGCGGGTGCAGAAGATCTTCGCCGTCCTGGCGTTGCTGCTCGGTGCCACGGCCACCGTCGTGGAATCAAGTAAGCTCACCGTACGCTGCATCTCATGAAGTTTTCACTGAACAGCGTTCCACATCATCGATCTGAAGACTTGCATCTGTGTGTTTGTCCCCGTTGCTGCAGGTGTCTTCACCTCCGCGGTGTACTCCGCCGCAAGGGCGTTCCACTTCCACCATCGCCGCGCCGTGTCGGCCGCCCAGCCCACCGCCGGCCAGTCGATCTCGCCCGTGCAGCCGCCGAGCGCGCAGCCGCCTTCTAGTTCTAGCCCCGTCGTGGCGCCTGTGCCGTCGTTGTCGCAGCAACCGGCTCCGTCTCCGCTCATGGCCGTcgcaccggcaccggcgccggtgacGCCGGTGCTCTCCCCCGCGACGGCACCCGCGCCGGCCCCCAGCACGCCGTCGCCCGCAATTccagcgccgccgacgcccggtACGTGCGCGACGCCACGGTGCTACACTCTTTTTTCCCCGTGCACCGCGTAAGTTCGTTCGGTTGATTGGGCCCGCCAGGCCCCGTGGGCTTATCTTGTGCCATAGAATTGGCCCAGTACGGCCCATTCGCAGTTTTTATCTTTGTATTTTTCTAGATCGCTTCCCTTTTATAAATCCTGTAGCTAACGTCGCATTCTGATGCGTAAGCCTAACTCTGATGCTTAACAATCTGTTCGTGCAGCCCCAGCAGCAGTGGCCCCCGTGATTCAGTCTCCAGAGCCACCTGGTAAGCCGTGACCATTAGCTCCGAGTCAGTGTAGTTTGAATTGGTGACCTTGCGCTGAATCGCATCACGAACTGAATTGGAAATCAGTAGTGGCTTGCTGGCTTCAGGCTAACGCGTTTCGCCGTCGTGGCGTGCAGCCCCAGCTCCGGTGATCCCGTCGCCACCAAGCCCAAGTGCAGCTCTAGCGCCGGCCACACCGAATCCAGCTCCGACGCCGACCACGCCGCCATCTACcctgggctccggctccgcgcCACCAGCGGACGACCCTACTTCCGGCGCCGCCGGTCTGGCTGCCTCCACGGGAGCCGCGCTGgtatgcgccgccgccgccatcgctctAAGCTAGGCATGCATTTCCCGAATCTCCTATACAACCAGTAGCAATATCATCATATGGAATTAGTAGTGTGCTATTATTTGTTCTTCTCGATTCGTCACTAGTTGTTTCTACTGTGGTTGTCAGTAGATTCATCTGACACCACTACGGTCTACGGAACACTAGATGTGCGAACACCTTGATCGTATTTGTTGCTCTATATGACATCGAATTTGGTCTGTTTCGTTTTGATCTGGAGTGCACTTGACTTTTGTGCCGGCGACGTGTTGTTTAGCCTGACCGTGGATCGTGACGTGAGCACTTGTCTCAAGGCCGAGTCGGTCGTTGGGGTTCAGAGACACGCACGAAAAGAAGGGTTTTTGAGGTGGGCGTGCGCCACCTTGTTGTGTGGACTTTGGTCCCAGCCACGGGCCACGACTCGTGGTGGATTCCATTGCCCGTGCCGTCGTGCGCCTTCTCTTTTAGTCTCCTCCCCCATTCCATGGCGCCCACCACTAATCTTTCCAAAAGCTAGCTCTAGGCCACTTTCTCATCGCCGGTGTCCCCTGCACCGCTCGCTCAACTAGTTCTCCTCTCTACTGTGCGTGGCGGTTTGCGACGCCCCTTGCAGCCACagaatggagagagagagagagagagagagagagagagagagagagagagagagagagagagagagagagagagagagagagagagttcttGCCATAATCCCGTGGAATCATGATCCTTTTTGAAAGCGGAAAAATTTCGCACAGCTCAGCCGCAACGCGCCTCATCATTTCAGACGCACCGCCGCTCGGGGAAAAAAAGGAGCAGCAAAAAACATATCCGCAGCAACCCTTGGCTTTGTTTAATCGCCAGCTCGATGCAGCACTCTATCAGCGATCCTACACTGCTGCTGCTATCGATCACAGCCACCAGCTAAAGCCTGCGAAGACATCGCAGTGATCCGTGGCCACTGGCCCTACTGCACACCGTGCGCAAGCGCCAAGTGGTGTGCAACTACACTACCCGTG
This window contains:
- the LOC120688641 gene encoding inositol-3-phosphate synthase, with the protein product MFIESFRVESPNVRYGPSEIESEYRYDTTELVHEGKDGASRWVVRPKSVKYNFRTSTAVPKLGVMLVGWGGNNGSTLTAGVIANREGISWATKDKVQQANYFGSLTQASTIRVGSYNGEEIYAPFKSLLPMVNPDDIVFGGWDISNMNLADAMTRAKVLDIDLQKQLRPYMESMVPLPGIYDPDFIAANQGSRANNVIKGTKKEQVDQIIKDIREFKEKNKVDKVVVLWTANTERYSNVCAGLNDTVENLLASVDKNEAEISPSTLYAIACVMEGVPFINGSPQNTFVPGLIDLAIKNNCLIGGDDFKSGQTKMKSVLVDFLVGAGIKPTSIVSYNHLGNNDGMNLSAPQTFRSKEISKSNVVDDMVSSNAILYEPGEHPDHVVVIKYVPYVGDSKRAMDEYTSEIFMGGKNTIVLHNTCEDSLLAAPIILDLVLLAELSTRIQLKAEGEEKFHSFHPVATILSYLTKAPLVPPGTPVVNALAKQRAMLENIMRACIGLAPENNMILEYK
- the LOC120689361 gene encoding vegetative cell wall protein gp1-like codes for the protein MPKRVQKIFAVLALLLGATATVVESSVFTSAVYSAARAFHFHHRRAVSAAQPTAGQSISPVQPPSAQPPSSSSPVVAPVPSLSQQPAPSPLMAVAPAPAPVTPVLSPATAPAPAPSTPSPAIPAPPTPAPAAVAPVIQSPEPPGKP